A DNA window from Jaculus jaculus isolate mJacJac1 chromosome 1, mJacJac1.mat.Y.cur, whole genome shotgun sequence contains the following coding sequences:
- the Muc2 gene encoding mucin-2, which translates to MGLPLARLVAVCLALALARGSELQREARSRNHVCSTWGDFHYKTFDGDVYRFPGLCDYNFASDCRDSYKEFAVHLRRSAGQDGGHPRVESVLLTIKDDTIYLTHQLTVVNGDMVSTPHYSSGLLIEKDSAYTKVYSRAGLALMWNREDALMIELDSRFQNHTCGLCGDFNGLQIYSEFSSDGMHFSAIEFGNMQKINKPEVVCEDPEEAPEPESCSEHRAECERLLTAEAFEDCQSRVPVELYVRACMQDRCQCPQGGTCECSTLAEFSRQCSHAGGRPQNWRTASLCPKKCPENMVYLESSSPCVDTCSHLKDSSLCEEHYMDGCFCPEGTVYDDFTGSGCIPVSQCHCKLHGRLYVPGQEITNDCEKCVCNAGRWVCQDLPCPGSCALEGGSHITTFDGKKFTFHGDCYYVLTKGDHNDSYALLGELAPCGSTDKQTCLKTVVLLTDHRKNVVVFRSDGRVLLNELEVTLPHVAASFSIFQPSSYHIVVKTVFGLQMQVQLVPVMQLFMTLNQAAQGQVQGLCGNFNGLESDDFTTSGGLVEATGSGFANTWKAQSSCHDKLDWLDDPCSLNIESANYAEHWCSLLKKSASPFGRCHLAVDPTEYYKRCKYDTCNCDDSEDCMCAALSSYARACAAKGVMLWGWRERVCNKDVNSCPNSQIFLYNLTTCQQTCRSLSEGDAHCLKGFAPVDGCGCPDHTFMDEKGRCVPLAKCSCYHGGLYLEAGDVILRQGERCICRNGRLNCIPVQLISQSCKPPKMFVDCNNLTALAIRKPRPNSCQTLVAGYVCAREDCWKWYSMLLRLGLEASLGVLTGKPVSLPSAVSKGPQYHTECVSGCVCPNGLLDDGRGGCVEAEECPCIHNKDVHLPGSKIKLDCNNTCTCQRGRWECTHYACHGTCSIYGSGHYVTFDGKHYDFDGHCSYVAVQDYCGQNSTGSFSIITENVPCGTTGVTCSKAIKVFIGGTELKLEDKHRVVKELEEGHNVTYLTREVGLYLVVEASTGIIIIWDKKTTIFIKLAPSYKVGYPLSQFSHYSQQHRHT; encoded by the exons ATGGGGCTGCCACTAGCCCGCCTGGTGGCCGTCTGCCTGGCCTTGGCCTTGGCCAGGGGCTCGGAACTCCAGAGAG AAGCCAGATCACGAAACCATGTCTGCAGCACCTGGGGCGACTTCCACTACAAAACCTTCGACGGCGACGTCTACCGCTTCCCTGGCCTCTGTGACTATAACTTTGCTTCCGACTGTCGAGACTCCTACAAGGAATTTGCCGTGCATCTGAGGCGGAGTGCTGGCCAGGATGGGGGCCACCCCCGGGTGGAGTCCGTCCTGTTGACCATTAAGGATGACACCATCTACCTGACCCATCAGCTGACTGTGGTGAATGGAGACAT GGTCAGCACTCCGCACTACAGTTCTGGGCTTCTCATTGAGAAGGATTCCGCCTACACCAAGGTCTACTCCCGTGCTGGCCTCGCCCTCATGTGGAACAGAGAAGATGCACTCATG ATAGAACTGGACAGTCGGTTCCAGAACCACACCTGTGGCCTCTGTGGGGACTTCAACGGTCTGCAGATTTATTCCGAGTTCTCCTCTGACG GCATGCACTTCAGTGCCATCGAATTTGGAAACATGCAGAAGATCAACAAGCCCGAGGTGGTGTGTGAGGACCCGGAGGAGGCGCCAGAGCCCGAGTCCTGCTCTGAACAC CGGGCTGAGTGTGAGAGGCTGCTGACGGCCGAGGCCTTCGAGGACTGCCAGTCGCGGGTGCCCGTGGAGCTGTACGTGCGTGCCTGCATGCAGGACCGCTGCCAGTGTCCTCAGGGTGGCACCTGCGAGTGCAGCACCCTTGCCGAGTTCTCCCGCCAGTGCTCCCACGCGGGCGGCAGACCGCAAAACTGGAGGACCGCCTCACTCTGTC CCAAGAAGTGCCCAGAGAACATGGTTTACCTGGAGAGCAGCTCGCCGTGCGTGGACACCTGCTCTCACCTGAAGGACAGCAGCTTGTGCGAGGAGCACTACATGGACGGCTGTTTCTGCCCAGAAG GTACTGTGTATGATGACTTCACGGGCAGCGGCTGTATCCCCGTAAGCCAGTGCCACTGTAAACTGCACGGACGCCTGTATGTGCCCGGCCAGGAGATTACCAACGACTGTGAGAAGTG TGTCTGCAATGCTGGCCGCTGGGTGTGTCAAGACCTGCCATGTCCTGGCTCCTGTGCTCTGGAAGGAGGCTCACACATCACCACCTTTGATGGGAAAAAATTCACTTTCCACGGGGACTGCTACTATGTCCTGACCAAG GGTGACCACAACGACTCCTACGCCCTCCTGGGTGAACTGGCCCCCTGCGGCTCCACAGACAAGCAGACCTGCCTGAAGACCGTGGTGCTGCTGACTGACCACAGGAAGAAC GTGGTGGTCTTCAGGTCAGATGGCAGAGTACTGCTCAATGAGCTGGAGGTGACCCTGCCCCACGTGGCTG CAAGTTTTTCCATCTTCCAACCCTCCTCCTACCACATTGTCGTGAAGACAGTATTTGGCCTCCAGATGCAGGTCCAGCTGGTCCCCGTCATGCAGCTGTTCATGACGCTGAACCAGGCCGCTCAGGGACAGGTGCAGG GTCTCTGTGGGAACTTCAACGGCCTGGAAAGCGACGACTTCACGACGTCTGGTGGGCTGGTGGAGGCCACCGGTTCCGGCTTTGCCAACACCTGGAAGGCCCAGTCGAGCTGTCATGACAAACTGGATTGGCTGGATGACCCTTGCTCTCTCAACATCGAGAGTG CCAACTACGCTGAGCACTGGTGTTCCCTACTGAAGAAGTCGGCATCACCTTTTGGCAGGTGCCATCTGGCTGTGGACCCCACTGAGTACTACAAG AGATGCAAATACGACACGTGTAACTGTGACGACAGCGAGGACTGCATGTGTGCGGCTCTGTCTTCCTACGCCCGCGCCTGCGCAGCCAAGGGCGTCATGCTGTGGGGCTGGCGGGAGCGCGTCTGCA ACAAAGATGTGAACTCCTGTCCCAACTCTCAGATCTTCCTGTACAACCTGACCACCTGCCAGCAGACCTGCCGCTCACTCTCAGAGGGCGATGCCCACTGCCTCAAGGGCTTCGCACCCGTGGATGGCTGCGGCTGCCCTGACCATACCTTCATGGATGAGAAGGGCCGCTGTGTGCCCTTGGCCAAATGCTCTTGCTACCACGGTGGCCTCTACCTGGAGGCAGGGGACGTGATCTTGAGACAGGGGGAACGTTG cATTTGCCGGAACGGAAGGCTGAACTGCATACCGGTCCAGCTTATCAGCCAGA GCTGTAAGCCCCCAAAGATGTTTGTGGACTGCAACAACTTGACTGCCCTGGCCATCCGGAAACCCCGCCCCAATAGCTGCCAGACACTGGTGGCTGGCTATGTATGTGCCAGGGAGGACTGTT gGAAGTGGTACTCTATGCTCCTGCGCCTGGGCCTAGAGGCCAGCTTAGGGGTCTTGACAGGTAAACCTGTTTCCTTGCCCAGTGCTGTGTCCAAAGGGCCTCAG TACCATACAGAGTGTGTCAGCGGCTGCGTGTGTCCTAATGGGCTGTTGGATGATGGCCGCGGTGGCTGCGTGGAGGCGGAGGAGTGCCCGTGTATCCACAACAAAGATGTGCACCTCCCGGGGAGCAAGATCAAGCTGGATTGTAACAACACCTG TACCTGTCAGAGAGGACGCTGGGAGTGCACCCACTACGCATGCCACGGCACCTGCTCCATCTATGGAAGTGGCCACTACGTCACCTTTGATGGGAAGCACTATGACTTTGATGGGCACTGCTCCTACGTGGCTGTTCAG GACTACTGTGGCCAGAACTCGACGGGATCTTTCAGTATCATCACAGAGAACGTTCCCTGTGGTACCACGGGTGTCACCTGCTCCAAGGCTATCAAGGTCTTCATAGGG GGGACAGAGCTGAAGTTGGAAGATAAGCACCGGGTGGTGAAGGAGCTGGAGGAGGGCCACAATGTGACCTACCTGACGCGGGAAGTGGGCCTGTACCTGGTGGTGGAGGCCAGCACGGGCATTATCATCATCTGGGACAAGAAGACCACCATCTTCATCAAGCTGGCTCCCTCCTACAAGGTGGgctacccactgagccagttcTCCCATTACAGCCAGCAGCACAGGCACACATGA